Proteins encoded in a region of the Verrucomicrobiia bacterium genome:
- a CDS encoding ABC transporter ATP-binding protein: protein MNNDILIRLEGIQKVFLTDEIETHALSEVHLSIRRGEYFSIAGPSGCGKSTLLSILGLLDTPSGGQYWLNGRDVAGLNFGERARIRNREIGFIFQSFNLIGDLTVYENVELPLTYRGTPSGERKAAAMAALEKVGMAHRTNHYPSQLSGGQQQRVAVARALAGKPSILLADEPTGNLDSRNGEAVMTLLQDLHREGATICMVTHDPRFARHAQRSVHLFDGRIVNEEVAHLESPVVTSA, encoded by the coding sequence ATGAACAACGACATCCTGATCCGGCTGGAAGGCATCCAGAAGGTGTTTCTCACTGATGAAATCGAGACCCATGCGCTCAGCGAGGTGCATCTCTCGATCCGGCGCGGCGAGTATTTCTCGATTGCGGGTCCTTCGGGTTGCGGCAAATCCACGCTGCTCTCGATCCTGGGCCTGCTCGACACGCCGAGCGGGGGTCAGTACTGGCTGAACGGGCGGGACGTGGCCGGACTGAACTTCGGGGAGCGGGCGCGGATCCGGAACCGCGAGATCGGCTTCATCTTCCAGAGTTTCAATCTCATCGGTGATCTCACGGTGTATGAGAACGTCGAGCTGCCGCTGACCTACCGGGGGACGCCGTCCGGGGAACGGAAGGCGGCGGCGATGGCGGCCCTGGAGAAGGTGGGGATGGCGCACCGGACCAACCATTATCCGTCGCAGCTTTCGGGGGGCCAGCAACAGCGGGTGGCGGTGGCGCGGGCGCTGGCGGGGAAGCCGTCGATCCTGCTGGCGGACGAGCCGACCGGGAATCTCGATTCGCGCAATGGCGAGGCGGTGATGACGCTCCTCCAGGATCTGCATCGCGAGGGGGCGACGATCTGCATGGTCACCCATGATCCCCGGTTCGCCCGGCACGCGCAGCGGAGTGTGCACCTGTTTGACGGCCGGATCGTCAACGAGGAGGTCGCGCATCTGGAATCGCCGGTGGTGACGTCCGCGTGA